The Pan troglodytes isolate AG18354 chromosome 8, NHGRI_mPanTro3-v2.0_pri, whole genome shotgun sequence genome window below encodes:
- the CDNF gene encoding cerebral dopamine neurotrophic factor isoform X1, with product MWCASPVAVVAFCAGLWVSHPVLTQGQEAGGRPGADCEVCKEFLNRFYKSLIDRGVNFSLDTIEKELISFCLDTKGKENRLCYYLGATKDAATKILSEVTRPMSVHMPAMKICEKLKKLDSQICELKYGITQPRVFPKKTLDLASVDLRKMRVAELKQILHSWGEECRACAEKTDYVNLIQELAPKYAATHPKTEL from the exons ATGTGGTGCGCGAGCCCAGTTGCTGTGGTGGCCTTTTGCGCCGGGCTTTGGGTCTCTCACCCGGTGCTGACGCAGGGCCAGGAGGCCGGGGGGCGGCCAGGGGCCGACTGTGAAG TATGTAAAGAATTCTTGAACCGATTCTACAAGTCATTGATAGACAGAGGAGTTAACTTTTCGCTGGACACTATAGAGAAAGAATTGATCAGTTTTTGCTTGGacaccaaaggaaaagaaaaccgcCTG TGCTATTATCTAGGAGCCACAAAAGACGCAGCCACAAAGATCCTAAGTGAAGTCACTCGCCCAATGAGTGTGCATATGCCTGCAATGAAGATTTGTGAGAAGCTGAAGAAGTTGGATAGCCAGATCTGTGAGCTGAAATATGGTATAACACAGCCCCGTGTTTTTCCCA AAAAAACACTGGACTTGGCATCAGTTGACCTGCGGAAGATGAGAGTGGCAGAGCTGAAGCAGATCCTGCATAGCTGGGGGGAGGAGTGCAGGGCCTGTGCAGAAAAAACTGACTATGTGAATCTCATTCAAGAGCTGGCCCCCAAGTATGCAGCAACACACCCCAAAACAGAGCTCTGA
- the CDNF gene encoding cerebral dopamine neurotrophic factor isoform X2, which translates to MWCASPVAVVAFCAGLWVSHPVLTQGQEAGGRPGADCEVCKEFLNRFYKSLIDRGVNFSLDTIEKELISFCLDTKGKENRLCYYLGATKDAATKILSEVTRPMSVHMPAMKICEKLKKLDSQICELKYEKTLDLASVDLRKMRVAELKQILHSWGEECRACAEKTDYVNLIQELAPKYAATHPKTEL; encoded by the exons ATGTGGTGCGCGAGCCCAGTTGCTGTGGTGGCCTTTTGCGCCGGGCTTTGGGTCTCTCACCCGGTGCTGACGCAGGGCCAGGAGGCCGGGGGGCGGCCAGGGGCCGACTGTGAAG TATGTAAAGAATTCTTGAACCGATTCTACAAGTCATTGATAGACAGAGGAGTTAACTTTTCGCTGGACACTATAGAGAAAGAATTGATCAGTTTTTGCTTGGacaccaaaggaaaagaaaaccgcCTG TGCTATTATCTAGGAGCCACAAAAGACGCAGCCACAAAGATCCTAAGTGAAGTCACTCGCCCAATGAGTGTGCATATGCCTGCAATGAAGATTTGTGAGAAGCTGAAGAAGTTGGATAGCCAGATCTGTGAGCTGAAATATG AAAAAACACTGGACTTGGCATCAGTTGACCTGCGGAAGATGAGAGTGGCAGAGCTGAAGCAGATCCTGCATAGCTGGGGGGAGGAGTGCAGGGCCTGTGCAGAAAAAACTGACTATGTGAATCTCATTCAAGAGCTGGCCCCCAAGTATGCAGCAACACACCCCAAAACAGAGCTCTGA